In Osmerus mordax isolate fOsmMor3 chromosome 27, fOsmMor3.pri, whole genome shotgun sequence, the sequence TGCAGAGCCTGTTGGAAGGAAATATATGAGGGGGATCTGGCCAACAGGGTGGTTCTCAGAGCATGGAAGGAGGCCTCACTGGAGTGACCCATGGCCCTTGGAGCGGCTCAACATGGCGGCGAACGCGTTCATATTTAAATTTCTCGCGAAcgcgctcacccccccccccagataacAGCGCCACAGACAGACTGGCTTTATAGTTGAGGTATTGATCGCCGACAGTGTGTAGGGAGATGGCTGTCAGTTCCCAttcctcaccagcagggggagctagAGGTCCAACGCCAGACTCCACATCTTACAGCTCCTCACAAGTCTGTCCTCCATTTGATTCAGAACAAAAATGTGACATCTGTTCTACCTCTTAATGTTCCTAACCGCTCATGAGATGTGGTTATTGTTGCACTCTGCCTGGTAACAGATGTAGTTATGGCAACACTGTCCCCGGTAGctgaggtaagtaagtaagtaagactttatttatatagcacttttcatacaagaattgcagctcaaagtgctttacataaaatcaacaaaaacaataatacaagtgttgatctaaaacgtttaacaaaccaaactagacgcactatctgcggtctctcgaatccatcttagatccgagctgccacttgcagtttctaataaggTGAGGTGTGGCCTGACGAACACAGACGGTTTCTGACACCGAAATCCAAATCCTCGATTCTTCGCTGTACTTTCTATGTGGATTATCTGCATGTCGCTTTGGTTTAAAAGCAAAATGAATGTTGGTGAGGAGGGTGCAGTACCTCCGATGGCCTGCGGGGACCCCACgggggttgagggggagggggagaaggtgttgttgctgttgtggtCCGACGGGTAGATCTGCAAGATACAGGACAGCATGGTCAGCCTTTAGACAGGGATGATTCCACACGCGGACAAGACGCgctcacacacgctaacacgGTCAGCCTTCAGACAGAGATGGTTACACGCATACGCTAACCGACATAAAACACAtgcggcaacacacacacgcacacacacacgctaagctGAATGTTTTGAATAGAGGTGTTTCTCACAGATGCCAGAGCCTTTCCGATCTCCCCCGAGCTGCCTGCTGTGCTGCCTCTGTTGGCTGGAGAGAAAACacatcatcacaaacacacacacaccatcaacagCTAGCATAGCGTTGCTTGGCATAGCATGGCACAGCCTAGCCTACGATAGCTTAGCATAGCTTAGCATTGCCTAGCTTACAATAGCATTGTCTGGCATTGCCTAGCTTACAATAGCTTAGCCTAGCATAGCTTAGCATGGAATGGCAGTGCCAGGCTTATGATAGCCTAGCATAGCATGTAAAAGCGCATAGCTAGCTCTTAGGTAACAAAAATGATAGAATGGCATATTATTACAAACATGATAGCAGGCTAAAGCCATCCCCTGGAGTTTGTGATTCTGCCCAGCCATTTGTTCAACAAGAACAGAACGGGAGAAgttaagttttatttaaaacatACCCATGATGCTGTCCGCTCCGTTGATGGCGGGGGCGTGGTTgtaggaggcggaggggggggcggggccatgGTGGAAGCCATTAACCTCACTGGTATGCAGCGGGTAGttctgtcgggggggggggggggggggggtttagagataaggaaacagaaaaagagagagagtgagcgaaggAGTGTGAGGGGGTAATTaagatgtgtgagagaggggagaggtggccTCACCATCCTGTCCTGGGGGTTGAGGGCAGAGAAGGAGCCTGTCTGACCCAGGTGTGGGGGTCCCAGCATGGCTGAGTAGCCAGCCTGGCCTAGGGGGCCGGAGGGGGACCAGGGGTCCGACGAGGGGTGGAGGCCTtctggaggagtggggaggaatGGGTAGACATACAGGTACAGAATTATAATTGTATTCATTTCGCAGACACTTTTTtaagcctagcctagcctaccatAGCTCTGAAAAGACAGGTATAGTTATGCACAGAacaactctccctccctcacaaaaacacaccaccGTTCGACTTATTAACCACGGTACACACTTGCATTTGCGATGTTCTCAAGTTTGCAGATGCTTCTACACAACCTGAACACCCGGCCCCCTTCCCCAACACATTATTCCTAACTCCACCCACTTCCTGAAAGCAGAGAGCCACTAAacccaggaggaggggagcttgCTCACCTTGCATGTAGAAGGAGCCAGGGTAGACGGCTCCTGGTTTGGCCCCAGGATACCCGCCACCGTCCCGGACGTACTCATCAGAGGTGGAGGCAtacacctgcacgcacacacattacaacatAAGAtatacacctgcacacacattacaacatAAGATATACacctaaacgcacacacacacattacaacataagatgacacctgcacacacacacattacaacatAAGAtatacaactgcacacacacacacattacaacataagatgacacacacacagacccctacacacaccaccaccaccaagttagaacacacacacacacacaataggctTAATTCCCAcagcacacagtgtgtgtttcccatgTACCTTAGgtccaaaaaaaacacacacacacacacacacacacacacagaactggtAGATAAAACACAGGTAATGACATTGGCCATTTTTCAATAGTCCCTCAATAATCTTCTAGTTATTCCTGACAATGGATGCTGCATTAGCAcagcgtacagacacacacacacgtttatgagtcactcagtcactgacACAAACTGTtctatggggaggggggaggggggggggaagagagagaaaatgagagagggagcgacaggcagaaagagagaaagtcagagagaaagagaaaagtggAGAGACCGTCAGAGAGGTGGACAGCGAGATGGAAAGAGACCGTCTCTCTTTCAAGCTCAatcggagacagagagagactgtcaggggcagtctctccatctctttgcctgtgagacggagagacagtcgggagagagagaccgtcgGAGAGATGCTATGCAGCAGAGAATGCTAATCCAGAGCAGGGATTTTGGTCTGTAATTTGATTTAACAGAGAGAAGTGGAAAGGGAATGGAGAGATGCTCGTCTAATTACAGGGCCATCTGCCTTCTGCTGGACCCCGTCCAACTCCACAGGCAGCTGGGCTGACgacagccagggagagagggagagccagggagggagggatggaagaggagaagagagaggggggggggggccgggagagagaggagggagggatggaagagaggaggagaggtggggcagggagagaggaaggagggatggaagaggagaagagaggggggggcgggagagagatgagggagggaagagggcatggagagaggaagagaggggtgaaggagggggtggggagggaggaagggatggatggaagagaaaaaggaggggggtgggagagaaagagggaagtaaaggggggggggttagggagggagtggctgggagagaggcggatgaagggagagaggcaggggaggttgCTGTTGCAGTGAggcgggggtgaggggaggagggtgcagaccactgaaggtggtggtggagatttATGTAGAGACATAAGGAATGGTGTTGGGGACAAGGAGAAGAGATGTAAATGGCTTCAACAAAGCTGGGAGGATATGGGGGGGGATAAGTAGGAATTTTTAACTACCTTGGTTACTTCACTGACAACAAGCTGCAAACCGTGTCTCATAACAGTAGGCTTTAAATTGGGTCTTAGAGCTGAGGAATATGAAGGGGGGATTGCGCTTGGGATGTGGCTCGGCGGAAACAAAGATGGCTGCCAGATCACTGCATTCTTAGGGAGAGGATTTCTGGGTAAATTCCCTTCTAATGGGGTTTTAACGGGTCTCGGGTTACAACTGTGACCAGgcgtgtgtgcactgtgtggtgtgtgtgtgttcccacagCAGGATGAATAGAGGAGAAGgtaaagacaggaggaggaaagacaagaggaagagagaaaggaggaggtgaagagacgaggaagagagaaaagaggaggtaaagagacaggaggaggtggagagacaaggagaaggtGGTGGGGAAGAacagactggaggaggagaagagagaggaggaggagagacaggtagcCCCCAGCCCGTCCTGTGTCATGACCCCAACATTAGGATACAGAACAGGGCATCGTGACCCCAACATTAGGATACAGAACAGGGCATCATGACCCCATCATTAGGATACAGAACAGGGTATCATGACCCCAACACTAGGACACAGGACAGGGCATCATGACCCCAACACTAGGATATAGGACAGGGCATCATGACCCCAACACTAGGATATAGGACAGGGCATCATGACCCCAACACTAGGATATAGGACAGGGCATCATGACCCCAACACTAGGACACAGGACAGGGCATCATGACCCCAACACTAGGACACAGAACAGGGCATCATGACCCCAACACTAGGACACAGGACAGGGCATCATGACCCCAACACTAGGACACAGAACAGGGCATCATGACCCCAACATTAGGATACGGGACAGTGTTGGGGTTAGGAAAGAGGGGGATAgatagaagagaggaggagatacagtgaggcgagggggaggggtgggcagGAAGACAGGCTCATCAGCAGTCATTAATCTGGGCTCAGACAGGGGCTAAGAGGCCTCCCAGCACTGTGCCTTACAACTGGGtcacaggctgggggagggagggggagagaggaggtgggggagggcgggagggaggggagagagaggtggggaggagagagagggggaggcataAGGGGAAGCCCAGTCCACGAAAAATGGTGTTGGGGTTAGGGGGGTCCCCACCAGTAGCACTACAACACAACCATGTGAGAGTggtctgaccacacacacacacacacacctgtagccagggttctaaattaacttttttgatcaccagccaatttggctggtaactttctaaagttaccagccaatcagaatttccactagccaaattctttccggtgaaaataagaacaatgagtttcactgaatgcatttgatcattttattaacattgttggcgtGAAAAACACActaaaatgaagtaaaatgaagcacagaagtatgatgcaagggtatgtgaaatcaccaacacgtgactaagtaaggacacgatttactgtaaatggctaaaacgtccagtcgcgtcatgatgagattgactactgcccatgcatttacagtaacgttttgtcctaagcaggcattaattaaactgacctaatatactctttattaagaacagtttatttacattacactagactgtgtcagtaagcaacataatttttcttatgcgtagactacatgcggcaatccttacaaaacatgacaacattttcattgtcaaacacaagccattcccgacccgtcagccatttggcattacattttcttttgttcgtttctctagtgctatcaatatcctcatgCCCTGCCTCGTTCttcttctcgcccccagaagtttgtcctaaccaccgctgcattaagttaactttttactttacttttctactctagctagctcttattacctcctatgatccgctatgcttcgtttgacttcttccttgtgttttctggtggacgcccAGTTCGTTTCCACGGATTCTCGCGCCagtttcacttcaactgcgcgcagccaatgggcgtataaaacgttatcacgtagcattacggcacagcgttcatgggaaacttaggaagtactgccagggggataaatgaccgagaaccatgcAGAGAACAGAgcctcatgtatcaccggccaaactggctagtgagtttttattaacacccgccaaaatgaatttttacccgcatttggcgggtgttaatttagaaccctgccgGTAGCTAAGCCAAGCTGTGGCCTGGGTCTTGGTCTTGAAGTTCCCACAGCCCTGGCTAGGGCCATGGGTATAGTTAGGGTTACACTAGAAGTTTATACAACAGCTGCATGTCTTATTGATGACACACAACAgagcggggggaggggtgcacgAGAAaccctctgtgtgtatgtgtgtgtgtgtctgtgggaaacAGAGAGACGAGCACTTAGGTGCGCGGTTGCATGTGAgatcaaagtgtgtgtgcaaacgTGTGAACTCACCGTGACAGAGAACAGACGTGaggggtttggtgtgtgtgtgtgtatgacattaggggttaggagtgtgtgtgcgtgtgtgtgtgtgtgtgtgtgtggaggagagtggaCTTACAGAGGAAGGCAGACCTGGGGGCTTTCTGATCTTCTTAGGCTGAgtgtctagagagagagagagagagagagagagagagagagagagaaagagagagacgtatGGCGAGGTAGAGAAAAAGGGTGGGAGTAGAGTTTATCATCCTCTGAACATCATCATACAGCCAGACATATAACAGAAGCTGGCTACTCAGTTTGTCCCTATTCAGCCACCGTACCTATGTTTCCGTCTGGAGGCCTCCTGCGTGGGTTGCTGGGGTAGGAGGGGTAGAACTGGCTGCCCCCCTTcagactgggggggggcagtgcgTCTGGGCTGGCCATGGCTATCTCACTAGGCAGAAacccaggctgggggggggggggaggaagacatacgttaatacacacacatctccaggaaacagaccaaaaaaaaaaaagtctcagTCAAATCATTTCTGTTGAAAGGAGAAGTGAGAAACGTGGGGCTTTTGAAACCCGTAGGagacagagaccgagagagagagaacgaaagagagagaggttgggaaTGACCTCACCTGGCCGCTGAAGGAAGAGTATGGACCCCTCTCACCTTTacctgtggaacacacacacacaggtcacatggaagccaccaacacacagtacagtacagtagcacaGGGTGATGTAGTATAGGGTAGTATAGTAGTATATCCTTACCTCCGAGCCCTGAGCTAAGGAAGGGGGAGGTCAAGCCCTCGTGCTCGCTGTAGTGGGGGCCTTCTCCATAGGGCTGAGGGCGGATGGAGAGAGCGCATCAGACAgatggtgtgtgcgtgggtgtgcatggatggatgtgtgtgcgtgtgtgtgtgtgcgggagggaGTCCTTACCCGTCCCTGGTTGTACGAGGGGCTGTTCTGTTCAGAACCCCAGGACCCAGAGCCATTACGCTCGTCCAgagctggaggacacacacacacacacacaggttagactgGCCtgactggaggacacacacacacacacacacacaggttagactgGCCtgactggaggacacacacacacacacacaggttagactgGCCtgactggaggacacacacacacacacacacaggttagactgGCCtgactggaggacacacacacacacaggttagactggcctgacacacacccacacgtattACACTAGCAGGACACACACGGCCATcgtgacacacacccacacaatagactggcttgacacacacacacacacgactaagCATATGAGCTGGGGTAACTGTGTTTCAGTGGACCTGAGAGGTGTCGAGAAAGGCCAGCCAGTATGAGACTGATGAGAAACCAGCTTCCTAGAAACCAGCAGAGCATaaaccacacactctctctctctctctctctcggtctcagcCACTAATGCTACTGAGCCTCTCTGGAGACGCGGCGCTTAATTGCATACTGATTTGCATAATTGTGCATATTAATGTGCATACCTAATGAATATTCATATTTTGCCTTTGATTTTTCTCctaattaaaaaaatgtgtgagagagagaaggcgagcgagcaagtggagagagagagagacagagagagacagagggggagggagggagagagagattgagtgcTTGGGTAAGAGATGGGCGACTGcctgatgaggggggggggggggagagagagagagagagagagagagagagagagagagagagagagagagagagagagagagagagagagagagagagagagagagagagagagagagagagagagagcgtgagagggacagaaagagacaaagaggaagggagagcgggagaggaagaccaaaagagagacagagagtgagagagaggaaagcacagatatagagagagaggggaggatgactGATGAGtgtagcagagcagagcagcccTAGCCCCTTGTGGGCGACAGCAGTGATGTATGGAGAGGTGGTGGCCAGCACGGAGAGCCAGGccagaacaggagagaggggcaagTCTGAGGATctgcctcactccctcactgtcACACTGCTAAGCTAACCTATGCTAGGCTAACCTACAGTAACACAACTAGGCTAACCTACACTTAACACACTGCTATGCTAACCTATGCTAACACACCACTAGGCTAACGTATGCTAGGCTAACCAACGCTAACACAACACTAGGCTAAAATGCGCTAGGATAACCTATGCTAACACAACCCTAGGCTAACCTATGCTAACACCCCGTAAGTGGTGAAAGAGATGGAGTAAGAGAaataggagggagagaaagaaacaggaggctaagagaggggggagagaagaggagaagtaatgcgatgggggagggggaaagagtgagggaggacaGTTGGTGTGGGGCGGGAAACTCTGACAACATTGTTTCACACGTTGTGGAGTAATTAACTCAGAGGCAATCAAACAAGGTGTCAGGCTGCATGGTGCTCCATAGGCACCCAGCTAGCTTGTAGCTCAACactgaggagaggtggagggagggtagagggaggagaggggtagaagtggagggaggagaggggggggagaggtggagggaggaggggagaggagagaggcagggcgaggCGAGACTCCAGTCACAAATAATCACATAAAACCCAGGTTCTTTGCTACACTCGAGTTCCCTCTTTATGACAGCAGCagagcgctgtgtgtgtgtgtctcatagaGCACGTTAACCTGCTAGAAGGAGGCAGTAAGCCCTAACCTGATTGAGAATGGAGGAGCCAGACCACAGCAACAGGACCAGCAGCCAAACACGCCACGTAATCACGTTACATGTAGGCTGGTGGTCTTGAAAGGCAGCTGAGATTTGATGGAACCAGTGGGCTCCCGGTGCCActgggacacacaaacacatctagcCTGGAGTAGAAaacaccagctacacacacatctttaaaaacacacacacacacacacacacttgttgtgtaggtgggggggtgggtcagCAGCtgtagaggtgagagaggagatgcTAGGAGGAGGTGGTCcttgttgtgcgtgtgtgtttgtgtatgggtgtgggtgtggggggcgaCGAGATAGCCAGCAAACTATATATGGGAATGTCCCCAACTAAATATGGGAATGTTGGGAAAATGCATGGCTGGTGGGTGACCATTGTTaacacctctttctctcccccctcccccgttccAGGGACACAATGCATTTCCATTGACATGCAACTGAACAGGAGGTGACGAGCTCTTGTACTGCGGGTGAGGGTTGAGccgaggtgtgggtgtgtgtgtgtatgcgtcagtgtttgtgtgtgtgtgtgtgtgtgtgtgtgggggggtctcattGTCTGAGGCGTGAGCCATTTCCTGCTCATCAGTGGGGGAGAGGCCAGCCCTGTCGAGGTGGGAGTGTGGAGGGTGACTCGTTTCAAGTCTGTAAGCCGCCACCCCCCctcattagttttttttctctggCAACAGAACGACGGCCATGGGGTGCAGAAACCCTAGGAGAAGGGCTGGAGCCAACCTCCTCCCACGCTGGCACGGTgacaggggtggagaggagggttctaGAACAGGCCGTCCCAGAGGAGTGGAGGGTTCTAGAACAGGCCGTGCCAGTGGAGTGGAGGGTTCTAGAACAGGCCGTCCCAGAGGAGTGGAGGGTTCTAGAACAGGCCGTCCCAGAGGAGTGGAGGGTTCTAGAACAGGCCGTCTCAGAGGAGTGGAGGGTTCTAGAACAGACCgtccagaggaggagggttCTAGAACAGACCGTCCAACGGAGGAGGGTTCTACAACAGACCGGCCAGGAGTGGAGGGTTCTAGAAGACGCCgtccagaggaggagggttCTAGAACATTGCAGAACcttcagggaggagagactcaaaagccggggaggggggggggggggggcttctgctGATCTGACTGAGAAGCACCCGGGCTGTTCCCTGCTTGGCAGAGAGACGAAGACAGTGCCCGGAGGGCTGGATCTAAAGCCCTGCTTTACTGGAACACGCATGCATTCACTAAACCCTACTGAAGGATCGCACGCAGCTGAAGACGCGAGGCGTCAGGGTGAAGGAGACGAGAGAACAAGCGAGAAGACCCGACAGCTCTGCGGCCCCACGTGAAGACCTAAGTCGTCCAGTTTAAAAAGACGAGCCCCTCGTTCTGGCTATCGGAGCGCCTCGTCGCCGTCGTGGCTCTCTGGGTGATGTCATGCGGGaggtgtgatggtgtgatggAGCGAGGGCGAGCAGCTGCTGCCCAGATCCAGCTTGCGgcgacacaaaacaacacacacgaACATGGCGTCTCACCTGATCCTCCAAACTGACTGCTCGCCAGTGTCGTCTTTCGGTTATTCCCATTGGCTACAGGCGGTGCAAACATCTGCAAAGGAGAGATGGGATTGGTCAGTGCCATCATGCTTTCAGATGCCCGcgcgcacacactgacagacacacatgcacgcacgcacacacatgcacacacagtgacacccacacacagaggattCAGAGATAGTTGGTCAGTCCAGTCTCCCTCCAAGACATAAAGATCAACTCAAAGCTCAAAACAGAAGTCAACTGATCAAAACTGAGGAGATGTGAACTCAGGAAAAACACCGGAGAGGAGGGACATCGACCGTCTCTGAAGGTGTCAACCAGGACACAAACTGTCCGTCTCAGTCATCGAATGGGAACTACATCTCCCATGATGCAACACTATCAGGCTGCGCTCAGACTAGCCCTCCTCAGAGAGCGGCAGCCATCTTGCAGCTTCTCAGTGGGCTGGAGCCAGACGCCCAACCAGTACAAGGTTATGGAGATGAAACACTACGTTATGGAGATGAAACACTACGTTATGGAGATGAAACACTACGTTATGGAGATGAAACTACGGTTACAGAGATGAAAAAACACCCAAGTCCTAAACCACAGCCTAGAGAACTGGCCGAGCAACAAGAGTTGTTCCTCACAGCCATGCTTGTAAACACAGCTAGGGGATCCGGGGGCGAGGCTCAAAAAAACTGTGGAATAGGACTTTAACTGAGCGCAAAATAATATCTGGACAGAGAGGAATGGTGAGGGGGACAGAACGAAACAAACAGTCACCTGACACCCTGAACCCAGCGATGCagcagagaggctggaggctcgCTTCACTGCATCTCTGGTACCCAGGTGGGCTGGCTGGGgtttagagaggagggagggatgaagagagatggagggatgtcgagatggagggatgagagatggagggatgagagatggagggatgaagagagatggagggatgtcgagatggagggatgagagatggatggagggatgagggatagagatggatggagagatggagggatgtcaagatggagggatgagcgATGGGAGGGACGCTACGGTAGGCTGGTCATGCAGTGGCTCTAGAATGTGACGGCCAGCTTGGATTCCAGCCCAGCGAGCCCATGTGTGGAACACTGAGGGCATGTACTGTAGCGTGCAGTCAATGTGGAGAAATGTAACAGAATCACACTCTCCCTGcctcgctcccctccccccctctcccccacgccTGCTTCCAGACCCCTAAACCCATTCTtgctcactctttctcctcctctacctcccttgctccctcgctttctctctctccctcaccaacACCTGGtcccctctccaaccctccttcccttcccagcCGAGCAGCCCTGGGTCCTAGCTCCCTCCCTTTTCCATCCCTCCCGCCCACTCTAGTCTAGTTCCCTCACCcaaaccctcccccccttccttccccactTCCTACatcccccctttttctctcccacacctggtcccctctctctcactccccctccttctcccccgccccgccgcacccctcccccccccccccccacatccaaCCCTTATCCCCATGGTCCTAGCTCCCCTGTCTTACCGCGCTGAAATCCAGGAGGTCGTTGAGTTCCTTGTCAGTTCCCACTGCAGCCATTCTCTGGTGCTGCTGCATGCCCCTCAGTCTATCAACCCTACGAGAGAGATTCAGCACACACCGACTTAGACGAGCCagagaccacaaacacactgctaCACTGGGGCTACGCACTTCTGGAATGGAGACGTTATTTGCAGGGGACTGTAGTTTGAGGAATTGAGATACGGCCCCCCCCTTCACCCGATTGTTGCGCCGCACCTGAATGAGCTCGCTAGTGTAATGGGAGTCGTTTGTTATTGCCGCACTCGGGGTGTTCTTTCGACCCGCCGTGCCTGGTTGCATTGATGTGGTTACTTTTGCGAGGTAAATACAGCCCCAGTGTCCTTGAGtctgaccaccgaaatactgttcGAACAACTCCCTTGATCATTGACGCTCTGGTGTACGTTCCGCGCACGCTATTTGTGCgacgctttggatgaaagcgtccgCTAAGTGAATTAAAAGGTGAAAATGTTCAACGTAAACAGCGCGGAAGGCTGTGCTCTCTCTGCCAGCAGACCTGaggcggtctctctctctcgtacaggACACACGAGAATCTAAATGTGGAGCTCAACAGAACCAGGGCTATCAGTGCGTGTGTAGCATTCACTTTAGCAGAcacctttatccaaagcgacagagggggatttgaacctgggacctcttgatatGAAatcaagtgctctaaccactgagctcccTCCCGGTACTAGCATTTGAGGATCGTGAGGAACATGAGGATCGAGATGGGGAAGAACATTCTTAGCTAGTCTACAGCTGGTTTAGCACACACTACAAGTATTAACTGGGCTTTTCTGAATCTAAGGTGCCAACAGCATGGgtggtggctggggggggggaacctgAGAAAGGAATCCACTCGAATGATGAAAACATCCTTAGATTTGAGGTGTTAAACAGCAGTTATTAGCACATTGGTATGGTACATGCAGTGACATCACGACTTCCCAAACcaccaagggggggggggggcgcaacaCTCCTGAAGtggaacacatgcacacacaccaaccccctAAATGATACCTCCCAATCAGGTCGCCACAAGTCTGGCCGTATTTCTGTCCCTTACAACACGGACGTCAAAGTTTAGACCAAGATGGACTCCCAATCACAAGAGGGACCTAAGAACACCCATCATCTGGAGATATTACtggatgtgaatgtgtgagagcAACATTAGTACAttactgtatatgtgtatgttgaCATTAGTACATTGCTGTATGTTAACTATGGTAGGCTAAATTGTTGTACGTCTGTGTGCTAACATCAGTACATTACTGTCTGTCGGCTAACATTAGTAAATGACTGTAAATCTGCAAGCT encodes:
- the tcf3b gene encoding transcription factor 3b isoform X2, whose translation is MQQHQRMAAVGTDKELNDLLDFSAMFAPPVANGNNRKTTLASSQFGGSALDERNGSGSWGSEQNSPSYNQGRPYGEGPHYSEHEGLTSPFLSSGLGGKGERGPYSSFSGQPGFLPSEIAMASPDALPPPSLKGGSQFYPSYPSNPRRRPPDGNIDTQPKKIRKPPGLPSSVYASTSDEYVRDGGGYPGAKPGAVYPGSFYMQGLHPSSDPWSPSGPLGQAGYSAMLGPPHLGQTGSFSALNPQDRMNYPLHTSEVNGFHHGPAPPSASYNHAPAINGADSIMANRGSTAGSSGEIGKALASIYPSDHNSNNTFSPSPSTPVGSPQAIGGQAAAQWPRPSSQDAMSPNYEGQLHALQNKMEDRLEEAIHVLRSHAVGPGGPGGLGGPHSDMHSLLSAVHNGGLSQAFSGAGLALSNRHPAMGGALHEEATGLPPPNSTLLHGHHASGPPQPPGQPEGFTSLPGSVARSTHSSSGSDIKREDKDDDENSSIADKSEEDKNESKMARTRVRKEALALQILSNLTDQPNDQDDEEDDEDLPPELKVEREKERRVANNARERLRVRDINEAFKELGRMCQLHLTNDKPQTKLLILHQAVNVILNLEQQVRERNLNPKAACLKRREEEKVSGVGEAGMQLSGGHPGLGGDGHNSVSHM
- the tcf3b gene encoding transcription factor 3b isoform X3 — its product is MQQHQRMAAVGTDKELNDLLDFSAMFAPPVANGNNRKTTLASSQFGGSALDERNGSGSWGSEQNSPSYNQGRPYGEGPHYSEHEGLTSPFLSSGLGGKGERGPYSSFSGQPGFLPSEIAMASPDALPPPSLKGGSQFYPSYPSNPRRRPPDGNIDTQPKKIRKPPGLPSSVYASTSDEYVRDGGGYPGAKPGAVYPGSFYMQEGLHPSSDPWSPSGPLGQAGYSAMLGPPHLGQTGSFSALNPQDRMNYPLHTSEVNGFHHGPAPPSASYNHAPAINGADSIMANRGSTAGSSGEIGKALASIYPSDHNSNNTFSPSPSTPVGSPQAIGGQAAAQWPRPSSQDAMSPNYEGQLHALQNKMEDRLEEAIHVLRSHAVGPGGPGGLGGPHSDMHSLLSAVHNGGLSQAFSGAGLALSNRHPAMGGALHEEATGLPPPNSTLLHGHHASGPPQPPGQPEGFTSLPGSVARSTHSSSGSDIKREDKDDDENSSIADKSEEDKNESKMARTRVSQDDEEDDEDLPPELKVEREKERRVANNARERLRVRDINEAFKELGRMCQLHLTNDKPQTKLLILHQAVNVILNLEQQVRERNLNPKAACLKRREEEKVSGVGEAGMQLSGGHPGLGGDGHNSVSHM
- the tcf3b gene encoding transcription factor 3b isoform X1; this translates as MQQHQRMAAVGTDKELNDLLDFSAMFAPPVANGNNRKTTLASSQFGGSALDERNGSGSWGSEQNSPSYNQGRPYGEGPHYSEHEGLTSPFLSSGLGGKGERGPYSSFSGQPGFLPSEIAMASPDALPPPSLKGGSQFYPSYPSNPRRRPPDGNIDTQPKKIRKPPGLPSSVYASTSDEYVRDGGGYPGAKPGAVYPGSFYMQEGLHPSSDPWSPSGPLGQAGYSAMLGPPHLGQTGSFSALNPQDRMNYPLHTSEVNGFHHGPAPPSASYNHAPAINGADSIMANRGSTAGSSGEIGKALASIYPSDHNSNNTFSPSPSTPVGSPQAIGGQAAAQWPRPSSQDAMSPNYEGQLHALQNKMEDRLEEAIHVLRSHAVGPGGPGGLGGPHSDMHSLLSAVHNGGLSQAFSGAGLALSNRHPAMGGALHEEATGLPPPNSTLLHGHHASGPPQPPGQPEGFTSLPGSVARSTHSSSGSDIKREDKDDDENSSIADKSEEDKNESKMARTRVRKEALALQILSNLTDQPNDQDDEEDDEDLPPELKVEREKERRVANNARERLRVRDINEAFKELGRMCQLHLTNDKPQTKLLILHQAVNVILNLEQQVRERNLNPKAACLKRREEEKVSGVGEAGMQLSGGHPGLGGDGHNSVSHM